A region of the Phycisphaerales bacterium genome:
GCGCAGCGGCACCAGGTGCGGCACCTCGCTGTTGCCAAGGCCTCGAGCCAGTCGCACCCGGACACAGATCCCATCGCATTCACGGGCGATGATGCGGCGCGACGCCTCGTCGAAGAAGTCGAGTGCGACATCGTCGTCGCGGCCATCGTCGGCTCTGCGGGCCTGTCGGCGGTGGCCGCGGCCATCGAGCGCGGCTGCGACATCGCGCTGGCCAACAAGGAAACACTGGTCGCGGCCGGCGAGATCATCATGCCGCTGGCCGAGCGGCGCGGCGTGAACATCCTGCCCGTCGATTCAGAACACTCGGCGATCTTCCAGTGCCTCCAGTCGCGCAGCGCCAGCGGCGCCGCGCCGGATCGACCGATGTGCCTCGATCACATTCGCCGCATCGTTCTCACGGCCTCGGGCGGGCCGTTTCGCACCTGGCCTGCCGAGCGCATCGCCGAGGCGACCGTCGAGCAGGCGCTCAGCCACCCCACCTGGAAGATGGGCGCGAAGATCACCATTGACAGCGCTTCGATGACCAACAAGGCGCTGGAAGTCATCGAAGCGAAGTGGCTTTTCGGCCTCGATGCCAGGCGCATCGAAGTCATCGTGCATCCGCAGTCGATCATTCACAGCCTGGTCGAGTTCGATGACGGCTCGGTGCTGGCGCAACTGGGCGCGCCCGACATGCGCACGCCGATCCAATACGCGCTCACCTGGCCGGCCCGGCCGCCGGGTTGCGCGACGCGCATCGACTGGGCGGCGCTGCGCCGGCTCGACTTCGAAGCGCCCGACGAGGATCGCTTTCCGGCCCTGCGCCTGGCGCGGCACGTGGTCGAAACGGGCGGCACGAGCGGAGCCATTTTCAACGCCGCCAATGAAGAGGCAGTCGCCGCGTTTCTCGACGGCCGCATCGCCTTCGGCCGCATCTCGCAACTCGCCGAGGAAGCGCTGGACGCGATTGAGCATGGCGCAGCGCAATCGCTCGACGAAGTCATGGACGCCGATCATCGCGCCCGGCAGTTTGTGCGCTCGACGCTGGCGCAAGGCGCCGGGCAGAGGCACAGCGCCCGCAGCCGCTGAGGAGGATCCGATGAGCACCAGCAGCGAAGCCGACATCCTCAAGCAGCTTAAGACCGTCCACCGGCGCGTGGCGCTGTGGTATTACCTCGCAGTGATCTACGTGTGGATCGTCGTGCAGGCGGGCTTTCTCGTGCTGCTGGTTCCCAAAGTTGCGGACAATTACGACAGCCTCGACAGCAGCCTGCCGGCGACGACGCAGCGCCTCGTCATGGCTTCGCAGTGGATGGCCGGTCGGCGGACTGGACAATCGATGCCGGGCTGGATGCTCGCCGTGCCCGCGGCTCTTGTCATCGTTACGGTGGCCGGCGTCCTGCTGCGCCGTC
Encoded here:
- a CDS encoding 1-deoxy-D-xylulose-5-phosphate reductoisomerase; this encodes MPATSRTRRVIVLGCTGSIGRSTLHVIEHLNSIEPGSLEIVGLATGSNVELMREQAQRHQVRHLAVAKASSQSHPDTDPIAFTGDDAARRLVEEVECDIVVAAIVGSAGLSAVAAAIERGCDIALANKETLVAAGEIIMPLAERRGVNILPVDSEHSAIFQCLQSRSASGAAPDRPMCLDHIRRIVLTASGGPFRTWPAERIAEATVEQALSHPTWKMGAKITIDSASMTNKALEVIEAKWLFGLDARRIEVIVHPQSIIHSLVEFDDGSVLAQLGAPDMRTPIQYALTWPARPPGCATRIDWAALRRLDFEAPDEDRFPALRLARHVVETGGTSGAIFNAANEEAVAAFLDGRIAFGRISQLAEEALDAIEHGAAQSLDEVMDADHRARQFVRSTLAQGAGQRHSARSR